Genomic DNA from Danio rerio strain Tuebingen ecotype United States chromosome 5, GRCz12tu, whole genome shotgun sequence:
GTACACCAGGAGATTCTGAGCCGGTAGCTGCTGTGCGGCGATCTGTGCTTCTCCCGTGAGCAGCGGGATGACTCGTACCGGCCACTCGGCCCGCGGCCAGCCACACGCCTCCGCTAACCTCTCGAAGAGGTCAAAAAACAATTCCGAATCGTCCTTAGGTGCCCTCTTCTGTAGCGAGATGGGAGGGTGGGCGGCAGGTGTCGGAGCGTGCCGGATCTCCTGGTTCAGCAGACTCCGGATTAGCTTGCGGTCCTCCCGCTGGGCCTCTATGAGGACTTAGAAGCGTCGTTCCAGATTTTCCCTCAGCTCCACCAGCGCatgatgttgttgttggtggaggACCTTGAGCACCTGGATGACTTCAGCACATGGATCGGTAGACGGAGTAACCATTCTGGCAGCGAAGTTTCTTCTTcttcccgggtttcggcaccactgtaatattgttcgttgttgttgagggaagaagaagacagggtcggcgattcaaGTAAGCAAATggctttattaatttttaaatgccaccacacatgtagcagtgtgtgtttgtgtgtttgtgtgtgtgtgtgtgtgtgtgtgtgtgtgtgtatgtatgttctctctctctccccggctgctccttctcttctccttaagaagggtgtctctccggctcaatcactagattaaacaggtgttatttattatttctgattggcctgctgattagccgccgggctctgagcatgctctcccccctcattgggtgtttgatcatgcttacctctccacaatgATGATTAAATTAAATCTGCACTGTTCATATTTTATTGAATTCTCATGTTGCAGAGCATTGTGTGATTTTATCTTTTCGTCCTTTCCTCTTGTGGCATTTGCTTTTACCTGTTGAATATATTTACCTTTGCAACAGCAGCATTTGGCAAATAGTAAGCAACTAAATCAAACTCTAAAATACATAATTGTGTTAAGTTATATGGCTTAGTTTTGCAAAAAGAGTACAgcctaaagggatagtttacccaaaaatgaacattttacatttagtcatttaacagATGCTTTATTCCAAAGCAATGTGCAAAAACTGGGATGATAGAAGCACTTCAGTTCACCAGAGAGCAGCGATATAAACGCAATGAAAAGTCCAAGTTGGTTTcgtttttttttatctaacaaacagaaaaaaacaggaaTTGCTGGCAAGTGCTATTGTTAGTCATGTAAGTGTTGATGAAAGTATGTGTCTTCAGATGTTTCTTAAAGATGACCAGTCTAAGATGTCCGTCTAGAGCAGAGATGCAGAAAGTAGGGTCCGCAGGCCAATGCCAACTGAatcagtcgaggctcgaaccagcgaccttctttctgtgaggtgatcgtgctacccactgcaccactgtgaggCCCTCAAAATGTaaactaatattcattcattttcttgtctgcttagtccctttattaatccagggtcaccacagcggaatgaaccgccaacttatccagcacgtttttacgcagcttatgcccttccagccgcaacccatctctgggaaacatccacacacacacacacacacacactcatacactacggaaaatttagcctacccaattcacctgtaccgcatgtctttggactgtgagggaaaccgaagcacccggaggaaactctatatactctaaatatatatatttatatatatattttctaaatataattaaaataagaaGTTACCATTGCAACTTCATTATAAttcagtttggtatatttagctttggcccaccaccctcaatcaagtttggtttttggcctggTTCCCGAGACGCCCCTTGTCCTGAGGGTTGTCAAGAGAATTTGGTGGTTAACCATGTCAAAAGCAGCAGACAAATCCAGCAACATGAGCACTTAGGATTTATGCAGCTCTCACATGGTTTCAAATCTTTACAATCTTTTGTTTCTTGCAAACTTGTAACCACTAACTTCCTTAGtaggaaaaaaaactaatactgtggagatcaatggttacaagttttcagcatttttcaatgtcttcttttgtgtttaacaggaaaGGATCTCCAACTGGCTTGTGAcaagtgaatggtgagtaaatgatgacagaactgtgAGTATTacgtgaactatttctttaagtaTGAACATTTGCAAAGGTCAGTTAAGTTAAACCACAGATTGAAACCACATTTTCATCTCTCTAAAGGGACTTGCagcttttttaattgtttttgacgCTTGTCAATAGGCAACGTCATTTCTGACTGCGGTTGTAAACGGAggcgagagcgtcaaaggtcGCTCTGGCAGCCCTGGTGACAATGCTATCTGCCTTCAGATCCGGTAGCGAGagcaagtggtgctcactgcagagccaatTGGACAGCTGAGCTCCACCAAGAGGGAGCTTGAGCTCAAGCTCCTTcttccttgcacttcttctacaagtgatgtcacttgGGGTTGgggcaatgactgtaaaaaatatggacgacgcgacagccccttttcccattgaacaccTTGAGGgaaaaacgcctgcttgacgggcacaaactgtcgcaaaagactgctgaaattggagccttgacatgcgcagaaggactgtctgatggagccagaggaggagccgtgaaaatgagcggagtcgagcttccaaccaaacgctttatgtaaaatcaaccacgccccccgaactgctcagcatgcgtttgctgtcatatcaacacaaatggttgtaataacgttaacaaatatgagggttttatatattcaatcgtgccagctccgggccgcagcgcataacctactcgcggcgtcgtgGGCtaattccggctcgcatgcggcagcgccggctcgggctggaatcgggcagtgagtccaggcatccggagaaggtccagcagaggtagtcagtctgagctctgaggggtaagtctccggcaatcgagaatctagccggaactggcccgagtgtattttgctatctgggtggttaggcgtgtattagcaaactaataaagcccgaaaaaagccctgaccttagcgaataaacagtgttccaccaggatcatgtatgtcagaaactgtagtttactgctgaactcattttgtcatggtaaaataacacagaaatcgaataataacacttcagtcttctgccgaagctcagacgcgctgctttgagaaactgtcaatcacaatgaaacgcccagcattaaattactgctaaaaacaaactgtttacaaaaatgaagatctgcacctatttcagtacaataaccagtgccttaatcgacctgaaccatctttcgggacattttattgcaagtgtaatatttttttttatttgggctcaagtctccttcattaacacggaggcgggctttatgacttgtactgcagccagcccccagagGGCGATCTAACgaccgagaccttcactcaaacacagggttgcggcacacttgggttggggttaggagtGGGGTGGGTGTActcattaaaacagcttataggaggaggagttggagctcaagctcctTGCTGGAGCTCAATTGGCTTTGCAGCAGCAGTGACGTCTCTCAAAATTCGCTACATcccagccggcatttcaacggtgattcaacgttgaatcaacgtcaggtctatggttggatcaacattgaattacctttcgattttgcaaattggatcaacgtttatatggtgacgttgtttcaccgtcggaccaccaccggtgattcaccgttgaattcacaacgttgtttcactcttaccttcttcatgggtgaattgtggttgttttgtagacgttgaatgaaggcagtggcgtagcggacgggcccgcagggcacgcaccgcgggggggccccgcgtgattagggggccccacgtcgtcgcgattttcaaaaatttaaaatccaggaaccgcaataatcaaactcttgggaacaactgtggacggaaccaaagttcacaggtctgtgttctctgaacacctctcaagcggtggactacttcattctgattgcttgccgccgaaccgcgtcatagccaatgaagacgcgccgctgtttctcgccaccggttctcgttaaaaaatgaatgacttctggctactttgacgctctcgccgctttcggtttgtgatcgctcctcagtttgtgaaggattccctgCGTTGTCGCTCCACTCCGCCTCATTTCCCCgcacctcaatttgtgacatagatatatacactagatattgtatagggaccctgagcatgcgtcaatagcgccgccacattggtacagtgctcccaggacaaatgtcattcagtcGCACTAGacaagtgttattacgtgaagatgcgggactgtagcgctgtctacgagtgtagtaacgagcaaacaaagaaaacaaagcacaaaggcagaacattccataggtaggattaagttttttacgtttttgtatgttctaaaATTTGTACTAAACAGGTAGCGTTATTGATAATGATACAGCCACTTACTGcattcaataagtcaaagtagctccaattcgcactaaatactcggttTATGCtagctttgttgaataaaatcagcaaacaatgaaaaagaaatgacaacgagatgctgcggtgccagaaacttgtattattgtcggctagtgaaggagtcgttcataatggagatttgtttgtgaatactccgtcagtatgaggagtgaaagcaggagaggagctgtgtttcaggacatgattagatcaaatttaacagggaggtggatagtacatttctgtacacacaaacacaagctttttgtcaggaatgcccgtgcggtcaccccccccccccccccccccccacccccttgAAAACTGGGGGCCccatcggtgatccctgcaggggggcctccgcattttgcgctacgccactgaatgAAGGTTGAATTTACCTTTCggttttgcaaattggatcaacgttgataccgtgacgttgtttcaccgtcatacatttcaactaagttaaatagaaattaggCTACATATAACACAAAGTcaataaatatagcaaacaaatttttactaataaaatacacgacaaaaatacacaacttagcctgtgtatcaatttatttaatacacacctaattatttcatttattataaatatacagcAACATACAGCATACATCGTTCATTAAAACCATGCgctcaaatacagaaaaaggcatacaattaaaTGGTCACTTAAAAGTATAAAGTTAGTttatgtttactaacatgaacaaagaacaaatacttgtacagcatttattaatcatttaattaattgaaatatgtcccaatgctattaaaatcaaaatgtatgctgatatttaaaggggccgttgcagcatattagttacattcccgcataaaacaggctttctagtgtgaaaatgatacactttttatcaaattcatttaacagtGAAAGATCACGTTGCATGTGGTCTGACATTGCTCCATTTATTTgtccaatgtgtccatatgtctgataTTACCTGAAGCAGCAATTCTGCTTTGTACTGTcgcatgagattcccgcttttttaaagaGGAAAATAGGCTAGGCTATATgccattaatgcacatcagtaactcagtaactttttaatgtatgttcctgcaagaaaacattgcaaaatacaaataattgtaaATCCAGCGACTgaaataatcaaacccttgggaacaactgtggtcaaaACTAAAGTTCACACTCAGGTCTGTTCTCTGAACTCTTCTCAAACGgtggactttttattttattttaatttttatggcATAACAAGAACAACAGCATACAAAAATGAGTAATACATTGCTTTTTCACATCCAATCAACAaatcagtagaaaaaaaacaggaaaaataaataaaatacaggggatacaaattacaaaaaaaaaaaatcggaaaaGAAAAGGATTCCAAAATTGCATACATCCttattgctttttaattttttttggtatCTTTTCGGGTTTTGATATAATGCTTAAGATCAATTTGGCACATCGTTGGATCAGTTTTGTTTGTGTATGGTACTTCCCATATATTATCATATGATATTAGGCTAATAAACAATTTTTGCTCCTAAgttttgttattatcattgtatatcaaaaaatgtctttacaagaaaaaataatttgtaattttgtgagtttaaatataaaaaacaggTGTTTAATCAATTCCTCCTCTAATTAATTCACAAAAAGTGCACGTAGATTCCATGTCTCTAAGAAATATATAGCAACTTCTTTCACtggataaattaaatgtattagtttatactgtcattaccataaagttaactTGATGTCAAGTCTTCTCGACGTCCACACCGGCCAAGACGTGCCGCACTGCttctcgccgcttatcgccgccgcctcttattgaaaatgaatgactgccCCGGCTACTTTGCTTTCGGTGTGAGAGGAAAGACCTCTTTTTGCGTTGACTCATGCAAGATGCATCCAGATGTCCAGCACGTCTATACAACTGGAATCATCTCCCTACGGAAGGGGAAAAGGGAGGAGCAAACGTTTAATCTACTATAAATACACCAGCTTCACTGACAGTCGAGCGGACTAATGTGCTTGAGGGTTTCGTGCACATGGCTCAGATGGAGATGGTCGAGTTTGGTGTGGAGCAAGGGCAGATGCTACAGGTCCTGATGCGACACTGCCAAACCATGAAGCGGCAGGAGACTCGACTGCGCCTGGCCACTGCTCTGCTGCTCACCGCATTCCTCGCGACGTCACTCTGGCTGCAGTTTCACTCCAACACCTCTACGGTAAAGTACATTTCATTTTACTAGCGATTTGAAGCTTTTCGTAGCTATAAACTGCATCGGTAAATGATCTAGACGTTGTTCTGTTTTTCTCCAGGATTCATTTGCAGGTGCCCATACAGAGGCTTTGAAAGCTAAAAAAACACATAAGAGGCAGTCCGTTCATCTAGAACGTAAGTTTCATTACTGCTAAACTACTAAACTGATTTCATTTGTTCTATTCCCcgtaaaataatcttaaaagagTAGTGTCTCGTTtattacattcattcacactATACGTTCTCCATTTATAAAAATGCTCTTGTATTCCAACACTTTCACTTTCTAATCCACCTCCTTTAACCACCTTTTCTGTTTTCTAATTATTTAGTGTTTCGTTCTATAAAAAAGTAACCTGGCCTAACTAAATAGAATAACCAATGATCATATTGTTTACACAATTGTATTcgtgttacttttttattttgcaaaagaTATAGCATTCTGTTAGCCTACTACACTGGACTACAAATCAACTGATTTGTAATTTTCTTTTATCACACGTCTTTTTTATTCCTgataaattatgaatattttaatatagcCTATCCATGCAGGGTTTGAAATAAGATCTATTCTGCGTGGGTTCATTTGTGATTTCAGGAAAACAGTGAGTGGTGAAAGCTCAAACATCCACAGAAAAATGGCAGAGATGCACATCGACACAAAAAACTTGAATGGTTTTGTTTTGTCAGCCTAATTGCTCATTGACAGAAAAGGATTGTACagttaaaatagtatttaagaaTATGAATAATGTGCATGTTAGCaatattgtatatgtatatttctttaatgtttaaagtaCATTATTTGTAGTTACAACTTAATTATTGTTCTGCAATGTTAGTATTTATGCAGAGCTAAATATAGAGAAAGTCAATGTGTTTCTAGCAATCTTAAATCAAAGCTAAGCATACATCCTATTTGTTTCCCATAGATAGGTTTCagctgaagggcatccgctgtgtaaaacatatgctggattagttggcggttcattccgctgtggcgaccccagattaataaagggactaagctgaaaagaaaatgaacgaatacaTGTACATCATATTTCAGTATGAAATATAAGCTgttattatgtttcatttttgtgtcagctttatttttgtaattgaaGATATGAAGCCATGCAGTTAAATCTATTTGAGCTAATTGTTAAGTAACTAAGTTAAGTCTATATATGGTCATGTagtaatcattattaaaattaaagcaaATGGTTGGTGAACACTCTAAGTGTGCATTATATGTTTATTAGGCCACATGTTTAATATGTCTGCTGGCAGTACTGTATGTTTCATGTGAATTTATATCTAATGCTCTGTCTCtaaggttttaaataaattaatataaagaaaAGGCTCATTTTAACATGTTACAACTAATTCAGTTCTTTgtaaaaatttaacatttttaccaATTACCCTAAAATAAGTTAAACCTTAAACATTATTTGATAAATTTATTTTCAAGGAAATTATCtttctaaatgtttaaaaaaaaaaaagtttttccagAGCACTCATGTAAATGAGTAAAACCTGGACATCCGTGTGTGTTTAGTTTGTATCTTTAGCGGCCTTAATTTGGTGTGTCTTTGACAAATatcaataaacacaaacaaaccaataaattttattttactatttaagaTAAGCCATTTAGGGGGGCCATCATGGTAGTGCGACTGGAAGACATTCCGTTTGCTTCTCAAATCTTACCTCTGGCAACAAACACGCAGCCTACGCGTTTCTAGCTATGTAGTGGCGCAATAGTAACTAGTGCAAACCAGTCTGCTCTTTAAAACTATTTAAGGTTTCTTGAAGCTCAGACATGTTTTACAAAGACTATGTTTAAATCATTGCTTTAATTAGTAAGAACAAGAATATCAGCATATGTTTGACGTCAGATCATTTCCAGTGTATTATGCATCCTGGTGCAATTCAACCCCTGGTGAACACCTGCCATTAAAGTTATGTGTAAATaactaagcatttttttttagcaaataagCAGTATAGATTTGTGTTTTGTGAGTCTTACGTtcacttgttgtttttgttttttctttcaaatCAGCTAAAAGCAAGTCTAGTCCAGAAAAGCAGCTCCTGGAGTGGTACTGGAGGAATGAGAGCCCTTACTTGGACAATTTCAACCTGAAAAATGCTACAGAGCTTCACATTTCCAAAAAAGGTCTCTACTTGATCAATCTGAAGATGTCTTATCGTATAGCCTATGGTCAGTGTCAAGATAATACTGACAAAATAATGACTTTAGAGGTCAACGTGACACAGGAGCACAGCAACTATGAAGGGGAGAGAGTGATTTTAAAGGGTAGTGAGTCGATGCTTTGTAGCGAATATTGGCTGCAGTCGATGACTTTGAGTCGACCGATCATGCTAGAAGACAACTCCAGTCTCAGGGTGAGAATTAAAAAGGATAATTTCAAATTTGTCAGCTGGTCTGAAACCACGTATTTAGATGTCACTTACCTCTAACTGCCAGATGATAAAGATGCACATTTTTAAGAAATCGCATATTAATCACCCACTATTTAGATGcttaaataaatgagcaaattcaTTGAGAGGTTTACTCTCATTCATAATTCTGAAATTGTTATTAAATAACATGAtaataatctgttttgtttttatataaactatcTTTTTTGCTCTGCTAGCCAAATTGGACCAAAATGTTGGTACTGCCGTTGAAACGATGTGCATGTTTTACATTAAAACTGTTTGAATATGCATTTATGTACTTTTTCATTGAGAGATGTTTATTGTCAATTGATTTCAAAAATCAGATCTGTTCATTTTACCTTTACAATTGTGTATTTCCGTATTTCAGAATGTAACATCATTTTAATCAACTCACAAATGTCCTTTCAGgttaaaattcaaataaaaaaatttttgcaaatatattttattttttatcttctttTATTGTAGGTGTACCTTAATGGTTTTCacataaataaactgttaaaagtgactggcgcagtaggtagtgctgtggtctcacagcaagaaggtcgctggtttgagccttggctgggtcagttggtgtttctcatgttctccctgcgttcgcatgggatTCCTCAGGGTCCTCcggttaccccacagtccaaagacatgcggtaaaggtgaattgggtaggctaaattgtccgttgtgtatggatgtttcccagagatgggttgcagctggaagggcatcagctgcgtaaaacatttgctggataagttggcggtttattccgctgtggtgaccccaggttaataaagggactaagccaaaaagaaaacgatgaattaatgaatgaatgaatctcataATGCAAAGtgtaaataaaagaataaaaaaatggtgTCCTCACAAGCTTTGGCCAACATTTTAGTTAGCAAtaaggttttacagtgtactaatacCATTAAGAATGCAGCCTAcattcaattcatatttatttctggAAGGCATTTTACAAtggagattgtgtcaaaacagcttagcATACACTGAAAATAAAGATTCAAAGAtgactccttggatttactaaaatttTTTATGTaacgtttttaaattaatttatttgggctgaatttaaacaaacaaattaagttgaacattgctaaatttaatttgtttgaattcaacacaaataaatagtttgcaacagttttgcagaaacctttttttcagtgtagaagaagaaaaaaagcgcTCATAATGACGAAGACagtttatataaaatgtatataaaattatagcACAATTAAACAGCTCAAGTTGACCAATGTGTTTCACAAAAACTAAAAACCTGAAACAGTAAAAGTCATAGACAAAATACAaagtataaaagaaaaaatattaacttttaCCTGCTCGAAAGCCAGTAAAATATGGGATAAATCCCAGTTCATGTGTTAAAAGCTTTGTCAAACAGGAAAGTTGGATTTAACttggatttaaaaacaaacagaaatgccaatctAATGGAAAGGGGTCAATCGTTCCCCCTTTAGGAGCAGCTACAGAGAAAGCTTGATCGCCCGACAATTCAGCCTAGACGCAGGAATCAGAAAATCTCTGATTTGATGAGCGAAGTGATCTGGTTGAATGATTCTCAGTCAAAAGGGCAGAAAGTTAATTTGGAGCTAAGCcatttaatgatttttattttttaaagtacaagttttaaatatttcaatatataatttcatttgaaatagATTATTCTAGCAATTCAGGCAGATAGAAGAGCTGAAGAGTTACAAAGTGATATTAGCccattcgaatgttatcactcgattgaatgctGTCAGcaatggtaggctcagaaggctgttattatcCATCCATATGGTAAATTAGCTATGGATCACATACGGCTGTGGCCAGAAGTTAcagagaattatttttattatttattaaatttcccaataattgtaattttttaacatctaccccaaccctaaacccaaccgtcacagtaatgtaaaaacagatctggatgtgGATGgctgataacagccttctgagcctaccagtaggcctctactggcccatatctatcagctgataaccactgatgttGCCCATTATCGAGCAAGAACATTCTAAGTGGGTGGTGATATGACCCGATGCATAAACATGCATTTAAATCTTACAGATTGTTCAGCAGTTTACATGTGTCTGTTGCCGAAAATGTGCGGTAAATTTCCCAACATACATGTTAAACTACCAAAACATGCAGTTAAACAGAACTTATGCCTCTTCTACAGTAAGTGACAGTGAATAAACTTTCGTCTTTTCCTGTAATGTGCATTCTGACGAGCTGTAAACTGATGAAATGATTTCAATCTTTAACGATTGACCAGTCaaatgttggtaacactttaaggtTCTTGTGTTGAGTTAATGTTAGTCAGTGTATTTACCAATGTGAACAAGTGAATGATGTTGCACCTCCTCGTGAAGTTTGATAATGTTTGGACCAGAAAGTAACTCAACAAGCAGATTCACACAGTCTTGCACATTGTTTCCTCTGGTTGGTATGGAGATATGCTGGTGGGAACAGAGAGGAAAAATCAATCTTTAACAGTAGAAGATTAGTAAAAAAGTTATGACTGCCTGCTGGCTAATGAACAGTGCTTAATGTTTTGCCAAAACCATTTTCAACACTTGTTTTTTACACATTATTATCAATAAGATTAACTATTGTTTAACATTCCTGAAATCCTTTTCGTTCCTGCTGGattttttgccatttatttttATCTCAGAATTATTTATTGGACCTCCCTGTTTCCTGTTGGAGTTTTTCTTCCATTATCCAGACTTTCCTTTGGCTTCATATTTACTTCATATTTATAGtttcaaacaataaacaatttaaGCTAGAATAAGGAGGGATTAAGGAATCCCACTAAATTAAATGGTTAAATGCCAACTGATGGTTTCTCTGCAGTTTCATTAACATGATCACATCTGGCATTTCAGATGGGTTTGTGTAGATCAAAATGTACCATCAGCAAGGAACAAGAAAAGGTATTGACATCAATCCTTCGAAACTGATCTAATATGTGATCTGCAGCCAGTGCATTTCTATGTCAAACAGACCTCAATTACCACACAAAAAGTTCAGCTTTTTAAATTCTTATGTTTATATCACATTTCTTTAAAATTGagcaatgttgtttttttttttttcaaacgccCTGCGATCTGAAGAAGTTTGAGCGTTCTGCTGACTGAAAGATGTTTGGgcataaatgctgtatttacactgggaaaaaaaactttgaaaaaaatgcaattttctgGCAGCAGTGGCGGCAGGAAACAAGCATAAAAATGTAGAtaatctgtaaaaataaaaataaaatttttttaaagtaatttcttGCTCCATAATAACAAGTTATTACTGTCATTTAACAGATTTTAACTGTAATGAAACAGGTAAATACTGCtttttactaattattactgAAAGTCTACagattattactgtcattttacaaattattactgtaaatatataatttattactgTCTGTATACAGattaataaatgtgattataaagattataactgtaattatacagattaattaaagTGATTATACAGTATACTTCATTTAATCTCTAAATATtacatacttttttttactttaacataCCTTTAAAAC
This window encodes:
- the LOC100535208 gene encoding uncharacterized protein — its product is MAQMEMVEFGVEQGQMLQVLMRHCQTMKRQETRLRLATALLLTAFLATSLWLQFHSNTSTDSFAGAHTEALKAKKTHKRQSVHLEPKSKSSPEKQLLEWYWRNESPYLDNFNLKNATELHISKKGLYLINLKMSYRIAYGQCQDNTDKIMTLEVNVTQEHSNYEGERVILKGSESMLCSEYWLQSMTLSRPIMLEDNSSLRVRIKKDNFKFVSWSETTYLDVTYL